The following are encoded in a window of Gavia stellata isolate bGavSte3 chromosome 17, bGavSte3.hap2, whole genome shotgun sequence genomic DNA:
- the TMEM216 gene encoding transmembrane protein 216 codes for MAPRSRFAPVGRQRSSAPLQVLLFLNGWYSATYFLLEAFIFAYKVLLLPYPFSNLVLDVLLLFLYLGTEATRIFFGSKGNLCQRKVPLSISLALTVPAAVMAAYYLLLQTYALRLEAILNAILLLFYAVELLLGVLALASFSSADAY; via the exons ATGGCGCCCAGGA GCCGCTTTGCGCCCGTAGGCCGCCAGCGCTCCTCGGCGCCGCTGCAGGTCCTGCTTTTCCTCAACGGGTGGTACAGCGCTACCTACTTCCTCCTGGAAGCCTTCATCTTCGCCTACAAGG tgctgctgctgccctaCCCCTTCAGCAACCTGGTGCTGgatgtgctgctgctcttcctctaCCTCGGCACTGAGGCCACCCGCATCTTCTTCG GGTCCAagggcaacctgtgccagcggAAGGTGCCGCTCTCCATCAGCCTGGCCCTGACCGTCCCGGCGGCCGTGATGGCGGCATATTACCTGCTGCTGCAGACCTACGCCCTGCGCCTGGAAGCCATCCTCAACGCCATCCTCCTGCTCTTCTACGCcgtggagctgctgctgggcgTCCTCGCGCTGGCCTCCTTCTCCAG CGCGGATGCGTACTGA
- the LOC132318459 gene encoding lysosomal membrane ascorbate-dependent ferrireductase CYB561A3: MLDLPFLPFCILLGGLGFVCVAFVSAWCQYWRGGFALDGSAQTFNWHPVLMVTGMVVLYGAAALVYRLPPAWRGPKLPWKVLHGTLALAAFVLAVLGLAAVFRFHNAYGTPNMYSLHSWLGLATVLLFSCQWLAGFSAFLLPWAPAWLRALYKPVHVFFGSAVLMLSMASCVSGINEKLFFSLKNGTTEYKRLPAEAVFANTLGLLILLFGVLVLGALARPSWKRPDADTSDSCQPLLTAER, from the exons ATGCTCGATCTGCCCTTCCTGCCTTTCTGCATCCTCCTGGGCGGCCTGGGCTTCGTGTGCGTGGCCTTCGTGAGCGCCTGGTGCCAGTACTGGCGCGGTGGCTTCGCCTTGGATGGCAGCGCCCAGACGTTCAACTGGCACCCGGTGCTGATGGTgacgggcatggtggtgctgtACGGCGCAG CGGCCCTGGTGTACCGCCTGCCCCCCGCCTGGCGCGGCCCCAAGCTCCCCTGGAAGGTGCTGCACGGCACCCTGGCCCTGGCAGCCTTCGTCCTGGCCGTGCTGGGGCTGGCGGCTGTCTTTCGCTTCCACAATGCCTACGGGACGCCCAACATGTACTCGCTGCacagctggctggggctggccaccgtgctgctcttctcctgccag TGGCTGGCCGGCTTCAGCGccttcctgctgccttgggctcCTGCCTGGCTCCGTGCCCTCTACAAGCCCGTCCACGTCTTCTTCGGCTCTGCCGTCCTCATGCTGTCCATGGCCTCGTGCGTGTCGGGCATCAACGAGAAGCTCTTCTTCAGCCT GAAGAACGGGACGACAGAGTACAAGCGCCTGCCCGCCGAGGCTGTCTTTGCCAACACGCTGGGGCTCCTGATCCTCCTCTTtggggtgctggtgctgggtgcccTGGCCAGGCCGAGCTGGAAGCGCCCCGACGCCGACACCTCGGACTCTTGCCAG cccctgctcaCCGCCGAGCGCTGA
- the SAXO4 gene encoding stabilizer of axonemal microtubules 4, translating into MCHHAGYPGRRRCHPNACFRWDIPQPPLPLALRAGWELLWDSPAMASACPFVSPRAQLRSLLQGSPAAGLGTGSSSAKARTGGSADLMNFYATSYAVAYGQPRFRPRLGYHTGTGYVSNNHSAISCLLRPHNAAAGHCQDTATSTTAEHFKPFRFPDGRSLLPRQVTQRGSGYLQESSLSRLLTGAVSPEHAWHLPPNESTRERGTRSRRAGPAQPDILRKMTVGTKEQSGFTRATRRSDGILPALPGQPLGVSVTTTDYLPSAHSRGGETLPTLPVGSERGGGFSREVPGCRGTVGLPVVGHSVPLVSQGLQAPQVTRASPLGQQGAGRKEPLGFTTNHGQYVTPHPTSFPAAPARCQPSPSWTVRPVGGIQQHPTNFSTNSHPTGLGDIVGHPQHGPPGVA; encoded by the exons ATGTGTCACCACGCCGGTTACCCCGGGAGACGGCGTTGCCATCCCAACGCCTGCTTCCGCTGGGACATTCCACAGCCACCCCTGCCTCTGGCCCTCAGAgcaggctgggagctgctctgggaCAGCCCAGCCATGGCGTCCGCCTGTCCGTTTGTCTCTCCCCGTGCTCAGCTGCGGTCCCTGTTGCAGGGCTCGCCTGCCGCGGGGCTGGGCACCGGCTCCTCCTCGGCGAAGGCACGCACTGGCGGAAGCGCCGACCTCATGAACTTCTATGCCACGAGCTACGCGGTGGCCTACG GCCAGCCGCGTTTCCGTCCCCGCCTCGGCTACCACACCGGCACCGGCTACGTGTCCAACAACCACTCGGccatctcctgcctgctccGCCCGCACAACGCAGCAGCGGG CCACTGCCAGGACACCGCCACGTCCACCACTGCCGAGCACTTCAAGCCCTTCCGGTTCCCCGACGGTCGGAgcctcctgccccggcaggtAACCCAGCGGGGGAGCGGGTACCTCCAAGAATCCTCCCTTTCCCGCCTCCTCACCGGGGCGGTGAGTCCTGAGCACGCGTGGCATCTCCCCCCGAACGAATCAACCAGGGAGCGTGGCACCAGGAGCCGCCGTGCCGGTCCTGCCCAGCCAG aTATCCTGCGGAAGATGACCGTTGGCACCAAGGAGCAGTCGGGCTTCACCAGGGCCACCCGGAGGAGCGACGGcatcctgccagccctgccggGCCAGCCC CTCGGCGTTAGCGTCACCACAACGGATTACCTGCCCTCTGCGCACAGCCGT GGTGGCGAGACGCTCCCGACGCTGCCGGTGGGCTCTGAGAGAGGCGGCGGGTTCAGCCGGGAAGTGCCGGGCTGCCGGGGCACGGTG GGCTTGCCCGTGGTGGGCCACTCCGTCCCGCTCGTCTCCCAAGGGCTGCAGGCACCCCAAGTGACCCGGGCCAGCCCGCTGGGACAGCAGGGTGCTGGCAGGAAG GAGCCGTTGGGGTTCACCACTAACCACGGCCAGTACGTCACCCCCCACCCGACCTCGTTCCCCGCAGCACCAG CCCGGTGTCAGCCGAGTCCAAGCTGGACGGTGAGACCCGTGGGGGGCATCCAGCAGCACCCCACCAACTTCAGCACCAACAGCCACCCCACCGGGCTGGGGGACATCGTCGGCCACCCCCAGCATGGCCCCCCCGGGGTGGCCTGA
- the CPSF7 gene encoding cleavage and polyadenylation specificity factor subunit 7 produces MSEGVDLIDIYADEEFNQDSEFSNADQMDLYDDVLAASSQPPESRTSSSEAPPEIRQEPSPKPNNKSPAILYTYSGLRNKRAAVYVGSFSWWTTDQQLIQTIRSVGVYDVVELKFAENRANGQSKGYAEVVVASENSVHKLLELLPGKILNGDKVEVRLATRQNLSQFEAQARKRVPPRAHSRDSVDSVDGRATPTENALPPARVEKPPSVLPFFNRPPAALPLMGLPPPPMPPPPPLSSGFGVPPPPPGIHYQHLMPPPPRLPPHLAVPPPGAVPPALHLNPAFFPPPSAALGPPPDTYGKAMAPYNHSSRELGPPPPPVSEVEFEEIMNRNRAISSSAISKAVSGASAGDYSDAIETLLTAIAVIKQSRVANDERCRVLLSSLKDCLHGIEAKSYSTGASSSSSRKRHRSRERSPSRSRESSRRHRDLLHSEDRHEDYFQERNREHERHRDRDRERDRHH; encoded by the exons ATGTCCGAGGGGGTGGATCTGATCGATATTTACGCCGACGAGGAGTTCAACCAG GACTCTGAGTTCAGTAATGCTGATCAGATGGACCTGTACGACGACGTGTTAGCAGCCAGCTCGCAGCCCCCCGAAAGCCGTACCAGCAGTTCGGAGGCACCCCCAGAGATCCGCCAGGAGCCATCCCCCAAGCCCAACAACAAATCTCCCGCCATCCTGTACACGTACAGCGGGCTGCGCAACAAGAGAGCCGCCGTCTACGTCGGCAGCTTCTCCTGG TGGACGACCGACCAGCAGCTGATCCAGACCATCCGCTCGGTTGGTGTCTACGACGTAGTGGAGCTGAAATTTGCAGAAAACCGAGCCAATGGCCAGTCAAAAGG GTACGCAGAGGTGGTGGTCGCCTCTGAGAACTCAGTCCACAAACTCCTGGAGCTCCTGCCCGGCAAAATCCTCAACGGGGACAAGGTGGAGGTGAGGCTGGCAACCCGGCAGAACCTGTCACAGTTCGAGGCGCAGGCTCGCAAAC GTGTGCCGCCGAGGGCTCACTCCCGAGACTCCGTGGACTCGGTGGACGGCCGTGCCACGCCGACGGAGAATGCCTTGCCGCCTGCCCGCGTGGAGAAACCCCCCTCTGTCCTGCCTTTTTTCAACCGCCCCCCCGCTGCCCTGCCCCTCAtggggctgcccccgccgccgATGCCGCCCCCACCGCCCCTCTCCTCCGGCTTCGgcgtccccccacccccgcccggCATCCACTACCAGCATCTCATGCCCCCCCCACCTCGACTGCCCCCCCACTTGGCCGTGCCACCCCCGGGGGctgtcccccctgccctgcacctCAACCCCGccttcttccccccacccagcGCGGCCCTGGGTCCTCCACCGGACACCTACGGCAAGGCCATGGCCCCTTACAACCACAGCAG CCGGGAGCTCGGCCCGCCACCTCCCCCTGTGAGTGAAGTGGAGTTTGAGGAGATCATGAACAGGAACCGGGCGATCTCCAGCAGCGCCATTTCCAAGGCAGTGTCCGGCGCCAGCGCAG GCGATTACAGCGACGCCATCGAGACCCTCCTCACGGCCATCGCCGTCATCAAGCAGTCCCGCGTCGCCAACGACGAGCGGTGCCGCGTCCTCCTCTCGTCCCTCAAAGACTGTCTGCACGGCATCGAAGCCAAGTCCTACAGCAcgggtgccagcagcagctcctccag gaaaagACACCGGTCTCGGGAGCGCTCTCCCAGCCGGTCCCGCGAGAGCAGCCGGCGACACCGAGACCTGCTCCACAGCGAGGATCGGCACGAGGACTATTTCCAGGAGCGGAACCGGGAGCACGAGCGACATCGGGAcagggacagagagagggaCCGGCACCACTGA
- the LRRC10B gene encoding leucine-rich repeat-containing protein 10B — protein MGSGGSAGRGARPAAAEGPEGGEQRLEVRGGRVPAALWAQRGLRKLYLSGAGLRELPAELAALRHLRTLALDGNELLEVPEALCRLPRLAHLYLGRNGLRGLPPAFARLQSLRCLWLEGNFLARFPRALLRLPDLRSLQLGDNRLARLPAGLPRMAGLRGLWLYGNRFEEFPPALLRMAHLRVLDLDRNRIARFPDLACLSALRLLSYDHNPVRQPPRVGDAVRLVGDGAQEFMEARQERLQSLQRQEEEEEAAAIEAPPVAPRDGSPLLENGEGGFTALPGSPGET, from the coding sequence atGGGGAGCGGCGgctcggcggggcgcggggcgcggccggcggcggccgagGGCCCGGAGGGCGGCGAGCAGCGGCTGGAGGTGCGGGGCGGGCGGGTACCGGCGGCCCTGTGGGCGCAGCGGGGGCTGCGGAAGCTCTACCTGAGCGgcgcggggctgcgggagctgccGGCCGAGCTGGCGGCCCTGCGGCACCTCCGCACGCTGGCCCTGGACGGCAACGAGCTGCTGGAGGTGCCCGAGGCCCTGTGCCGCCTGCCCCGCCTGGCCCACCTCTACCTGGGCCGCAACGGGCTGCGGGGGCTGCCGCCCGCCTTCGCCCGCCTGCAGAGCCTGCGCTGCCTCTGGCTGGAGGGCAACTTCCTCGCCCGCTTCCCCCGGGCCCTCCTGCGCCTGCCCGACCTCCGCAGCCTCCAGCTGGGCGACAACCGCCTGGCCCGCCTGCCCGCCGGGCTGCCCCGCATGGCCGGCCTGCGAGGCCTCTGGCTCTACGGCAACCGCTTCGAGGAGTTTCCCCCGGCCCTGCTGCGCATGGCCCACCTCCGCGTCCTCGACCTGGACCGCAACCGCATCGCCCGCTTCCCCGACCTGGCCTGCCTCTCCGCCCTGCGCCTCCTCTCCTACGACCACAACCCCGTCCGGCAGCCGCCCCGCGTGGGGGATGCCGTCCGGCTGGTGGGCGACGGGGCGCAGGAGTTCATGGAGGCGCGGCAGGAGCGGCTGCAGAGCCTCCAgcgccaggaggaggaggaggaggcggccgCCATCGAGGCCCCACCGGTGGCCCCCAGGGACGGCTCTCCGCTGCTGGAAAATGGGGAGGGCGGCTTTACAGCCCTGCCGGGCTCCCCGGGGGAAACATGA
- the SDHAF2 gene encoding succinate dehydrogenase assembly factor 2, mitochondrial gives MAAARLCSLPGRALCRHVLGPVCLHRGYRGDSPTDSGKDVLEIPLPPWQERPDEPLETKRARLLYESRKRGMLENCILLSLFAKENLNRMSEQQLNLYDRLINEPSNDWDIYYWATEAKPTPAEFENDVMAMLREFAKNKKREQRLRQPDLEYLFEPPR, from the exons ATGGCGGCGGCCAGG ctctgctccctgcccggCCGGGCTCTGTGCCGGCACGTTTTAGGGCCGGTGTGCCTGCACCGTGGCTACCGCGGCGACTCCCCGACGGACTCGGGGAAGGACGTGCTGGAGATCCCATTGCCCCCCTGGCAGGAGCGTCCTGATGAGCCGCTGGAGACCAAGAGAGCCCGGCTGCTGTACGAGAGCCGGAAGAGAGGGATGCTGGAGAACTGCATCCTGCTCAG CCTCTTTGCGAAGGAGAACCTGAACCGCATGAGCGAGCAGCAGCTGAACCTCTATGACCGGCTCATCAACGAGCCCAGCAACGACTGGGACATTTACTACTGGGCCACAG AAGCAAAGCCCACGCCGGCCGAGTTTGAGAATGACGTGATGGCCATGCTGAGGGAGTTTGCCAAGAACAAGAAGAGGGAGCAGAGGCTGCGGCAGCCGGACCTGGAGTACCTCTTTGAGCCACCCCGCTGA
- the TMEM138 gene encoding transmembrane protein 138 — translation MLQTSNYSLVLFLQFLLLFYDLFVNSFSELLRTAPAVQLVLFIIQDIAILFNVIIIFLMFFNTFVFQAGLVNLLFHKFKGTILLSAAYLALSISFHVWVMNLRWRDSSRFVWTEGLQTLFVFQRLAAVLYCYFYKRTAVHLGDPLFYQDSLWLRKEFAQFRG, via the exons ATGCTCCAGACCAGCAACTACAGCCTGGTGCTGTTCCTGCAGTTCCTCCTGCTTTTCTACGACCTCTTCGTCAATTCCTTCTCGGAGCTGCTCCGCACGGCCCCCGCCGTCCAGCTCGTCCTCTTCAT catcCAGGACATCGCTATTCTCTTCAACGtcatcatcatcttcctcaTGTTCTTCAACACCTTCGTCTTCCAGGCTGGGCTGGTCAACCTCCTCTTCCACAAGTTCAAGGGGACCATCCTGCTGTCAGCGGCCTACCTGGCGCTCAGCATCTCCTTCCACGTCTGGGTGATG aACCTGCGCTGGCGGGACTCCAGCCGCTTCGTGTGGACCGAAGGCCTGCAGaccctttttgttttccagcgGCTGG CGGCCGTGCTCTACTGTTACTTCTACAAGAGGACGGCGGTGCACCTGGGTGACCCCCTCTTCTACCAGGACTCGCTCTGGCTGCGCAAGGAGTTTGCGCAGTTCCGCGGCTGA